A portion of the Myripristis murdjan chromosome 13, fMyrMur1.1, whole genome shotgun sequence genome contains these proteins:
- the LOC115369600 gene encoding zona pellucida sperm-binding protein 4-like isoform X3, with the protein MDTVRIPSGQSQNCKPNMNSTEMVTFSFPFTDCGAQFVIADGIITYSVTVEAKQLFQKGFIVRDAPFQLMVFCSFVLGRISQLVVKTEEVHLVHSSALESEGVLRAEMRFAKDSSYRSFFSSREPPVVTELGQPVYVEVFVLKLQNKGLELLLRDCWATPSKDPHDAQRWTLLLKGCPFSGDSQRAVLSPVISSKELTYPSLHKRFVFKLFSFVKPPAFQSLVYFHCDVEICKAPDCLQSCHSRRRRLDGIGPLPRQRNIPSVVSGGPIIHLVQPK; encoded by the exons ATGGACACCGTGCGAATCCCATCCGGCCAGAGCCAGAACTGTAAACCAAACATGAATTCAACTGAGATGGTCACTTTCAGCTTTCCATTTACTGACTGCGGCGCACAGTTTGTG ATAGCAGATGGCATTATTACTTATTCGGTCACCGTTGAGGCAAAACAACTATTCCAAAAAGGCTTTATAGTTCGAGACGCTCCTTTTCA aCTTATGGTGTTTTGTAGCTTTGTGCTGGGCAGAATATCACAACTGGTCGTGAAGACTGAGGAAGTGCATTTGGTGCATTCATCAGCACTGGAGAGTGAGGGCGTACTGAGGGCTGAAATGAGGTTTGCCAAAG attCCTCTTACCggtccttcttctcctcccgTGAGCCTCCAGTGGTCACTGAGCTGGGCCAGCCCGTGTATGTGGAGGTGTTTGTCCTCAAACTTCAGAACAAGggcctggagctgctgctgagggACTGCTGGGCCACACCATCCAAAGATCCTCATGATGCCCAAAGATGGACCCTGCTCCTGAAAGG GTGTCCTTTCAGTGGTGACAGCCAGAGGGCAGTTTTATCACCAGTCATCTCCAGCAAGGAGCTGACGTATCCCTCGCTTCACAAGCGGTTTGTCTTCAAGCTCTTCTCATTTGTGAAGCCTCCTGCGTTTCAAAGCCTG GTGTACTTCCACTGTGATGTAGAGATCTGTAAGGCACCAGACTGCTTACAATCCTGTCACAGCA GAAGGAGGAGATTGGACGGAATTGGACCATTGCCAAGGCAGAGGAATATTCCCAGTGTGGTCTCTGGTGGACCCATCATTCATCTGGTGCAGCCTAAATAA
- the LOC115369600 gene encoding zona pellucida sperm-binding protein 4-like isoform X2 codes for MKTPTAHFFMVTFILLSMLFLKYDASAPPAQEDINHTAVICHEGFMSLYMSRMQFADLPFSVYVQDKGRVEIVQLVPLICRREIKEVIKNDNPPASRQFPCSKHGFNIIISQNATVPPLNMDTVRIPSGQSQNCKPNMNSTEMVTFSFPFTDCGAQFVIADGIITYSVTVEAKQLFQKGFIVRDAPFQLMVFCSFVLGRISQLVVKTEEVHLVHSSALESEGVLRAEMRFAKDSSYRSFFSSREPPVVTELGQPVYVEVFVLKLQNKGLELLLRDCWATPSKDPHDAQRWTLLLKGCPFSGDSQRAVLSPVISSKELTYPSLHKRFVFKLFSFVKPPAFQSLVYFHCDVEICKAPDCLQSCHSRRRRLDGIGPLPRQRNIPSVVSGGPIIHLVQPK; via the exons ATGAAGACTCCCACTGCACACTTCTTTATggtgacattcattttattatcaATGCTCTTTTTGAAATATGATGCAAGTGCTCCTCCAGCTCAGGAGGATATTAATCACACTGCAGTGATCTGTCATGAAGGGTTCATGTCACTTTACATGTCAAGGATGCAATTTGCTGATCTTCCTTTCTCTGTGTATGTTCAAG ACAAAGGCAGAGTTGAGATTGTCCAGCTGGTACCTCTCATATGCAGAAGGGAAATTAAAG AGGTAATAAAGAATGATAATCCACCAGCATCGAGGCAATTTCCCTGCAGCAAGCATGGATTCAACATTATCATCTCCCAGAATGCCACAGTCCCACCTCTGAACATGGACACCGTGCGAATCCCATCCGGCCAGAGCCAGAACTGTAAACCAAACATGAATTCAACTGAGATGGTCACTTTCAGCTTTCCATTTACTGACTGCGGCGCACAGTTTGTG ATAGCAGATGGCATTATTACTTATTCGGTCACCGTTGAGGCAAAACAACTATTCCAAAAAGGCTTTATAGTTCGAGACGCTCCTTTTCA aCTTATGGTGTTTTGTAGCTTTGTGCTGGGCAGAATATCACAACTGGTCGTGAAGACTGAGGAAGTGCATTTGGTGCATTCATCAGCACTGGAGAGTGAGGGCGTACTGAGGGCTGAAATGAGGTTTGCCAAAG attCCTCTTACCggtccttcttctcctcccgTGAGCCTCCAGTGGTCACTGAGCTGGGCCAGCCCGTGTATGTGGAGGTGTTTGTCCTCAAACTTCAGAACAAGggcctggagctgctgctgagggACTGCTGGGCCACACCATCCAAAGATCCTCATGATGCCCAAAGATGGACCCTGCTCCTGAAAGG GTGTCCTTTCAGTGGTGACAGCCAGAGGGCAGTTTTATCACCAGTCATCTCCAGCAAGGAGCTGACGTATCCCTCGCTTCACAAGCGGTTTGTCTTCAAGCTCTTCTCATTTGTGAAGCCTCCTGCGTTTCAAAGCCTG GTGTACTTCCACTGTGATGTAGAGATCTGTAAGGCACCAGACTGCTTACAATCCTGTCACAGCA GAAGGAGGAGATTGGACGGAATTGGACCATTGCCAAGGCAGAGGAATATTCCCAGTGTGGTCTCTGGTGGACCCATCATTCATCTGGTGCAGCCTAAATAA
- the LOC115369600 gene encoding zona pellucida sperm-binding protein 4-like isoform X1 has product MKTPTAHFFMVTFILLSMLFLKYDASAPPAQEDINHTAVICHEGFMSLYMSRMQFADLPFSVYVQDEQGRYHQAVAIAQQCHYFVEETETFVILTVAFHSCFVRRQRYITSLITVIMAIADKGRVEIVQLVPLICRREIKEVIKNDNPPASRQFPCSKHGFNIIISQNATVPPLNMDTVRIPSGQSQNCKPNMNSTEMVTFSFPFTDCGAQFVIADGIITYSVTVEAKQLFQKGFIVRDAPFQLMVFCSFVLGRISQLVVKTEEVHLVHSSALESEGVLRAEMRFAKDSSYRSFFSSREPPVVTELGQPVYVEVFVLKLQNKGLELLLRDCWATPSKDPHDAQRWTLLLKGCPFSGDSQRAVLSPVISSKELTYPSLHKRFVFKLFSFVKPPAFQSLVYFHCDVEICKAPDCLQSCHSRRRRLDGIGPLPRQRNIPSVVSGGPIIHLVQPK; this is encoded by the exons ATGAAGACTCCCACTGCACACTTCTTTATggtgacattcattttattatcaATGCTCTTTTTGAAATATGATGCAAGTGCTCCTCCAGCTCAGGAGGATATTAATCACACTGCAGTGATCTGTCATGAAGGGTTCATGTCACTTTACATGTCAAGGATGCAATTTGCTGATCTTCCTTTCTCTGTGTATGTTCAAG ATGAACAAGGCAGATACCACCAAGCCGTGGCCATTGCACAACAGTGCCATTACTTTGTTGAGGAAACTGAGACCTTTGTCATCTTAACAGTTGCTTTTCACAGCTGCTTTGTGAGAAGACAA AGATATATCACAAGTCTGATCACTGTCATCATGGCAATTGCAGACAAAGGCAGAGTTGAGATTGTCCAGCTGGTACCTCTCATATGCAGAAGGGAAATTAAAG AGGTAATAAAGAATGATAATCCACCAGCATCGAGGCAATTTCCCTGCAGCAAGCATGGATTCAACATTATCATCTCCCAGAATGCCACAGTCCCACCTCTGAACATGGACACCGTGCGAATCCCATCCGGCCAGAGCCAGAACTGTAAACCAAACATGAATTCAACTGAGATGGTCACTTTCAGCTTTCCATTTACTGACTGCGGCGCACAGTTTGTG ATAGCAGATGGCATTATTACTTATTCGGTCACCGTTGAGGCAAAACAACTATTCCAAAAAGGCTTTATAGTTCGAGACGCTCCTTTTCA aCTTATGGTGTTTTGTAGCTTTGTGCTGGGCAGAATATCACAACTGGTCGTGAAGACTGAGGAAGTGCATTTGGTGCATTCATCAGCACTGGAGAGTGAGGGCGTACTGAGGGCTGAAATGAGGTTTGCCAAAG attCCTCTTACCggtccttcttctcctcccgTGAGCCTCCAGTGGTCACTGAGCTGGGCCAGCCCGTGTATGTGGAGGTGTTTGTCCTCAAACTTCAGAACAAGggcctggagctgctgctgagggACTGCTGGGCCACACCATCCAAAGATCCTCATGATGCCCAAAGATGGACCCTGCTCCTGAAAGG GTGTCCTTTCAGTGGTGACAGCCAGAGGGCAGTTTTATCACCAGTCATCTCCAGCAAGGAGCTGACGTATCCCTCGCTTCACAAGCGGTTTGTCTTCAAGCTCTTCTCATTTGTGAAGCCTCCTGCGTTTCAAAGCCTG GTGTACTTCCACTGTGATGTAGAGATCTGTAAGGCACCAGACTGCTTACAATCCTGTCACAGCA GAAGGAGGAGATTGGACGGAATTGGACCATTGCCAAGGCAGAGGAATATTCCCAGTGTGGTCTCTGGTGGACCCATCATTCATCTGGTGCAGCCTAAATAA
- the LOC115369602 gene encoding uncharacterized protein LOC115369602: MHLGCMFENLPLSSSSRPRSVLWLHNAKSRLVNVSSTGNIQFLDPRDGRVKAFPIQSSQGDYSIRIDELQESDLGCYRCVQGGRCLQVEVTEKGGLSEEMWLVIYAATALAIFILILGVCSYCCVKSSCCWDQSTPDYVNNVSHTAVVFPPPEETSRGTGSEQQRGAENNLLIYENDEHDPALHQNVQTRYHHDLSGIQPDPDRGQSPARMESQRKKQGFHRELFTRLRQASLSRHYYVNQVELTQQATSSRMENHHRASFWRKKAKTKHEYKNPIYNNSTDQLNRL; this comes from the exons ATGCACCTcggctgcatgtttgaaaactTGCCCTTGAGCTCCTCCTCACGCCCACGCTCGGTGTTGTGGCTCCACAATGCTAAGTCCAGATTGGTCAACGTCTCGTCCACAGGAAATATTCAATTCCTGGACCCCAGGGATGGCCGGGTGAAAGCCTTTCCCATCCAGAGCTCTCAAGGGGACTACTCCATCCGCATCGATGAGCTGCAGGAGTCTGACCTGGGGTGTTATCGCTGTGTGCAGGGTGGCCGATGTCTCCAAGTGGAAGTTACTGAAAAAG GTGGACTGAGTGAAGAGATGTGGCTAGTCATTTACGCCGCTACGGCTTTAGCAATCTTCATCTTGATCCTGGGTGTCTGCAGCTACTGCTGTGTGAAAAGTTCAT GTTGCTGGGATCAAAGTACACCAGACTACGTGAACAATGTCAGCCATACAG CAGTTGTCTTTCCTCCACCTGAGGAAACAAGCAGAGGCACAGGAAGTGAACAGCAGAGAG GAGCTGAAAATAATCTACTTATTTATG AAAATGATGAACATGACCCGGCCCTACATCAGAATGTCCAAACCAGATATCACCATGATCTGAGTGGAATCCAGCCCGATCCAGACAGAGGCCAATCTCCTGCCAGGATGGAGagtcagaggaaaaaacagggATTTCACAGAG AGCTGTTCACCAGATTACGGCAAGCAAGTCTAAGTCGTCATTATTATG ttAACCAAGTTGAACTGACACAGCAAGCTACATCATCTCGAATGGAGAATCATCACCGag CGAGTTTCTGGAGGAAGAAAGCCAAGACAA AACACGAATACAAAAACCCGATTTACAACAACAGCACCGACCAGCTCAACAGACTGTAG